Proteins encoded together in one Branchiostoma floridae strain S238N-H82 chromosome 18, Bfl_VNyyK, whole genome shotgun sequence window:
- the LOC118406152 gene encoding ankyrin-3-like, giving the protein MAMDKNLWEAVSRNNLQEVQKILSSGRNIDLNEPFVVSIHYRDGFHRHQVGNYLLQACLFSSPIVVSALVKAGANVNKSSEVVCRSVHLVEGYERKYNVTPLILAVIQRNVGLVEKLLHRCGADVNGRNDAGLTALHLTVKPADGFSLFGYKKINSSRMDSSPQCEQIASLLLEAGARVDLQDNMGQTPLHIAVMEKDVVVARMLLRHHARVDVPNREGRTPLHESAKALDAEMCRILTDDTEVDSSTLVNLASNDGTTPLHAAILAMAPQPHMWRAVGADFDNCAAVVTILIRKGANLAAEKDHFTPLHLAAEHGLVNVVKLLVEAGADIRAETPNTGLTPLDMAEHGGNQEIIDNLTARQESDTCEREKNKREEPSIEQEVEEEEPQKSDTPVEDILEGAVGGFEQVLVIKEEGDPIEE; this is encoded by the coding sequence ATGGCCATGGATAAAAATCTTTGGGAAGCTGTATCTAGAAACAACTTGCAGGAAGTACAAAAAATATTGTCTTCTGGAAGAAACATTGACCTGAATGAGCCATTTGTAGTATCAATTCATTATCGTGATGGTTTTCACAGACATCAAGTTGGAAATTATCTGCTTCAAGCCTGTCTTTTCAGTTCACCCATAGTTGTCAGTGCTCTGGTCAAAGCTGGGGCAAATGTCAATAAGAGTAGTGAGGTAGTTTGTAGATCAGTACATTTAGTTGAGGGTTATGAAAGAAAGTACAATGTTACCCCTTTGATACTTGCTGTTATCCAGAGGAATGTGGGACTTGTGGAAAAATTGCTTCACCGCTGTGGTGCAGACGTGAACGGAAGAAATGACGCAGGTTTAACTGCCCTACACCTTACTGTCAAGCCTGCTGATGGCTTCAGCTTGTTTGGgtataaaaaaatcaacagtTCCAGAATGGACTCATCACCACAATGTGAGCAAATTGCAAGCTTATTGCTAGAAGCAGGAGCAAGAGTGGACTTGCAGGATAACATGGGTCAAACTCCCCTTCATATTGCTGTCATGGAGAAGGACGTAGTTGTAGCTAGAATGTTACTTCGGCATCATGCAAGAGTCGATGTTCCTAACAGAGAGGGAAGGACTCCCCTTCATGAGTCTGCCAAAGCCCTAGATGCTGAGATGTGCAGGATTCTAACTGATGATACAGAAGTCGATAGCTCAACTCTTGTGAATCTTGCATCAAATGATGGCACCACCCCCTTACATGCGGCCATCCTTGCCATGGCTCCACAACCACACATGTGGCGTGCAGTCGGTGCAGACTTTGACAATTGCGCAGCTGTTGTAACGATCTTGATCAGAAAAGGTGCCAACTTGGCGGCTGAAAAGGACCATTTCACCCCTCTGCACCTGGCAGCTGAGCATGGCCTGGTCAATGTTGTCAAACTGCTGGTAGAAGCAGGAGCAGACATCCGTGCAGAAACTCCAAACACTGGTCTGACCCCTCTGGATATGGCTGAACATGGAGGGAACCAAGAAATCATTGACAACCTGACAGCAAGGCAAgaaagtgacacttgcgagagAGAAAAGAACAAACGAGAAGAACCAAGTATTGAGCAAGAAGTAGAAGAGGAAGAGCCACAGAAGTCAGACACACCTGTGGAAGACATTCTTGAAGGAGCAGTGGGAGGGTTTGAACAAGTGTTGGTCATCAAGGAAGAAGGAGACCCTATAGAAGAGTGA
- the LOC118405465 gene encoding ankyrin-2-like: protein MATYKDLWEAVSRNNLQEVQKILSSGSNIDLNKPFGLHVQESSVNQHSVFRTQYPMDKTGNYLLQACLFSSPVVVSALVKAGANVNKSGVVMCKSNLNSKAAGIDVYEKKYNATPLILAVIQRNVELVKKLLHRCGADVNGRNDAGFSALHLTVKPARGFRLFGYEKINGSRTESSSQGEEIASLLLRAGATVDLQDKKGRTPLHIAVMENDVAAAKILIQYGARTDIPNHEGLTPLYSSSRKRLTEYDMCKLLIQKSNSSALNCAENDDGTPLLHAMIEKLIDIDNKRRRCDHESVTPNIPGSGQVIAPCTPVQCREEAVAVTVVKLLIESGADLKAKNNHFTPLHLAAQHGLINVIKLLVEAGADIHAETPNTGLTPLDMAEHGRKHDIVDYLKTAIESDTCRGEKNKREEPSVEQEDKVEPQKSDTSVKEEEESQKSDTPAEGIESLEEGAVGGFGQVFISEEGKPVEE, encoded by the coding sequence ATGGCCACGTATAAAGATCTTTGGGAAGCTGTATCCAGAAACAACCTGCAGGAAGTACAGAAAATACTGTCTTCCGGAAGCAACATTGACCTGAATAAACCATTTGGCTTACACGTTCAGGAGAGTTCCGTGAATCAGCATAGTGTCTTCCGAACACAATATCCAATGGACAAAACTGGAAATTATCTGCTGCAAGCCTGTCTTTTCAGTTCCCCTGTCGTTGTCAGTGCTTTGGTCAAAGCTGGCGCAAATGTCAACAAGAGTGGCGTGGTGATGTGCAAATCAAATTTGAACTCTAAAGCTGCTGGAATTGATGTTTATGAGAAAAAGTACAACGCCACACCTTTGATACTTGCTGTCATCCAGAGGAATGTAGAACTTGTGAAAAAATTGCTTCACCGCTGTGGTGCTGACGTAAATGGAAGGAACGATGCAGGTTTTTCTGCCCTACACCTTACAGTCAAGCCTGCCCGTGGCTTCAGATTGTTTGGGTATGAAAAAATCAACGGTTCCAGAACAGAATCATCATCACAAGGCGAGGAAATTGCCAGCTTACTGCTAAGAGCAGGGGCAACAGTGGACTTGCAGGACAAAAAGGGTCGAACTCCCCTTCATATTGCTGTCATGGAAAACGATGTCGCGGCAGCCAAGATACTAATTCAGTATGGGGCAAGAACCGACATACCAAACCACGAGGGCTTAACGCCCCTTTACAGTTCTAGCCGTAAACGTCTCACTGAGTATGACATGTGCAAGCTGCTGATACAGAAGTCCAACTCAAGTGCTCTGAATTGTGCAGAAAATGATGATGGCACCCCTCTGCTGCATGCTATGATAGAGAAACTGATTGATATTGACAATAAACGTCGCAGATGTGATCATGAAAGCGTGACACCTAATATTCCCGGTTCAGGGCAGGTGATAGCTCCATGCACACCTGTGCAATGTCGTGAAGAGGCAgtagctgttacagtagtaaaatTGCTCATCGAAAGTGGTGCTGACTTGAAGGCCAAAAACAACCATTTCACTCCTCTACACCTGGCAGCTCAGCATGGCCTGATCAACGTCATAAAACTCCTGGTAGAAGCAGGAGCAGACATCCATGCAGAAACTCCAAACACGGGTCTGACCCCTCTGGATATGGCTGAACATGGAAGGAAGCATGATATTGTCGACTATCTGAAAACAGCGATAGAGAGTGACACTTGTAGAGGAGAAAAGAACAAACGAGAAGAACCAAGTGTTGAGCAAGAAGACAAAGTAGAGCCACAAAAGTCAGACACATctgtaaaagaagaagaagagtcaCAGAAGTCAGACACACCTGCGGAAGGGATTGAATCTCTTGAAGAAGGAGCAGTGGGAGGGTTTGGACAAGTGTTCATCAGTGAGGAAGGAAAACCTGTGGAGGAGTGA
- the LOC118405466 gene encoding serine/threonine-protein phosphatase 6 regulatory ankyrin repeat subunit B-like, translating to MSSGQARRQEPTTAKTRSFTQPSFTRGLASSSQKSDTRSQEQQLWDAICSDDLKKVHTILCAAQNLNLNKPYTVITIDKNQGRDTCSTTYLLQACKVCRSSEIACALIRAGANVNASGNVLKKVQYGSTWVKDAAVGNATPLILAVVMRSEDLVRCLLQLGADVNSTNEAGESALHYVFTGTTQNPSHATRKTPMATKDRNATDAVFTALVENGVDLNLSDKQGFTALHVAAEKGSLEEVQTLVKAGADINVQTPVTGLTPLSLAKHASNVAVVNFLLQCAEGKDIKALVENSVDLILSDKQGFTALHVAVEKGSLEEVQTLVKAGADINVQTPVTGLTPLSLAKHASNVAVVNYLLQRAEGKDIKGDEVKN from the exons ATGTCAAGCGGACAAGCAAGAAGACAGGAGCCAACAACAGCTAAGACAAGATCTTTCACACAGCCATCTTTTACGAGAGGATTGGCATCAAGTTCACAGAAGAGCGACACGCGCAGCCAAGAACAGCAACTCTGGGACGCCATCTGCAGCGACGACCTCAAAAAGGTTCACACCATTCTGTGTGCCGCACAGAACCTTAACCTGAACAAACCGTACACTGTGATCACCATTGATAAAAACCAGGGCCGTGATACGTGCAGTACAACCTATCTCTTACAGGCGTGTAAGGTGTGTAGGTCCTCCGAGATAGCCTGCGCTCTGATCCGAGCGGGCGCTAACGTCAACGCGAGCGGAAATGTCCTGAAGAAGGTGCAATACGGCAGCACGTGGGTTAAGGATGCGGCCGTCGGAAACGCTACCCCGCTCATTCTCGCTGTCGTCATGAGGAGCGAAGACCTTGTGAGATGCTTACTACAACTCGGCGCTGACGTCAACTCAACCAATGAGGCGGGAGAGAGTGCCCTTCACTATGTCTTCACGGGGACCACGCAGAACCCCAGTCACGCAACCAGGAAGACCCCAATGGCAACGAAAGATCGTAACGCGACTGATGCAGTGTTCACAGCCCTGGTGGAGAACGGCGTTGACTTGAACTTAAGCGATAAACAGGGTTTCACTGCCCTACATGTGGCTGCCGAGAAAGGAAGTCTAGAGGAGGTACAAACCCTAGTGAAGGCAGGAGCTGACATCAATGTACAAACCCCTGTGACAGGACTGACTCCTCTCAGCTTGGCTAAACATGCCAGCAATGTAGCTGTAGTGAACTTCTTACTACAGTGTGCAGAGGGGAAGGATATAAAGG CTTTGGTAGAGAACAGTGTAGACTTGATCTTAAGCGATAAACAGGGTTTCACCGCCCTTCATGTGGCTGTAGAGAAGGGAAGTCTTGAGGAGGTACAGACTCTAGTGAAGGCAGGAGCAGACATAAATGTACAAACTCCTGTTACAGGACTGACTCCTCTCAGCCTGGCTAAACATGCCAGTAATGTAGCTGTGGTCAACTACTTACTACAGCGGGCTGAAGGGAAGGATATAAAGGGTGATGAAGTCAAAAATTGA